The genomic window GGTCGAGTCTGAGCAGCCGACGATGGCGCAGCCGACGGTTGCCCCGCAGTCCGCTTCTCCCCAGTCCGCGGCACCCCCGGCGCCGCTGCCCCCGCAGCCGGCTCCCTGGGCGCAGCCCTCACCCTGGCAGCAGCCCCAACAGTCCCACCAGCCCGCAGCCACCCACCCGGTGTCGGCTCAGCCCGCCTCGGCGCAGCCGATGATCGGTCAGCCGGTCTCCGGCCCGGCCCTCAGCGGCCAGCCGTCCACCGCCCTGCCGGTCACCGCCCAGCCCGACGGTGGCCCCTACGGACCCCCGCAGTACGCCTACCAGGCCCCGCAGGGCTACGGGCAGCCCGGTTACGACTATGCGCAGCAGCAGCCCCAGTCGGCGTACCACGCCTGGCACGCCGCCGCGACGCAGTCCGCCGCCGGTGCCGGCGGCACCGTGCCGCCGTGGACCCCGGTCCCGGGCGCCGGTGACCAGCCCCCGTCCGGTCGCGGTCGCAAGATCCTCCTGGCCGGAGCGGCGGCCGTGCTGATCGCGCTGCTCTCGGGCGGGGTCGGTGCCGCCGCCGTGTTGGCTTTCGGATCCGACGGTTCCACCACCGGTGTGCAGACCGGCAACACCTCGGTCACCCGCGTGGTGGACCGCTCGTCGCTGGCCCAGATCGCCGCCGCGGTGCAGGACAGCGTCGTGTCGATCACCACCGGCTCGGGCGAGGGCTCCGGCGTGGTGCTCACCGCCGACGGTTACATCGTCACCAACAACCACGTGGTCTCGACCGCGCAGGGCTCCACCGTCACGGTGATCTTCGCCGACGGCACGAAGACGTCGGCCACCGTGGTCGGCACCGACGAGCGCACCGACCTCGCCGTCATCAAGGCCACCGGGGTCACCGACCTCAAGGCCGCCACCTTCGGCGACAGCTCGCAGAGCCAGGTCGGTGACACCGTGCTCGCGCTGGGCAGCCCGCTC from Actinoplanes derwentensis includes these protein-coding regions:
- a CDS encoding S1C family serine protease produces the protein MNDNETNPRPADAAADNSAARVESEQPTMAQPTVAPQSASPQSAAPPAPLPPQPAPWAQPSPWQQPQQSHQPAATHPVSAQPASAQPMIGQPVSGPALSGQPSTALPVTAQPDGGPYGPPQYAYQAPQGYGQPGYDYAQQQPQSAYHAWHAAATQSAAGAGGTVPPWTPVPGAGDQPPSGRGRKILLAGAAAVLIALLSGGVGAAAVLAFGSDGSTTGVQTGNTSVTRVVDRSSLAQIAAAVQDSVVSITTGSGEGSGVVLTADGYIVTNNHVVSTAQGSTVTVIFADGTKTSATVVGTDERTDLAVIKATGVTDLKAATFGDSSQSQVGDTVLALGSPLGLEGSVTAGIISAKDRTIQSSGEQEQEQPQSPFGSGEQQQQQQSSSTTMTGLLQTDAPINPGNSGGALVNTNGEVVGINSAIATSGSSTGNIGLGFAIPSNKAKQVAESLMQGKKVSHPALGVSVANAENGGALISSVTGDSAAAKAELQQGDVVTEVDSKAIDDSDDLVAAVQAGTVGQQMTLTFTRNGEKKSVTVTLQEAK